In Deinococcus puniceus, one genomic interval encodes:
- a CDS encoding acyl-CoA carboxylase subunit beta, producing MTQLALELQELIATMEQRRAKVELGGGLERQKKQRAGGKLTARERIDTLLDAGSFLELGTFVEHGGGRLMQGVEAPGEGVVTGSGTIDGRQVFVFSQDFTVLGGSLGKMNAAKITKVMDLAAKTGCPVIGLNDSAGARIQEGVDSLSGYGEIFYRNAIYSGAVPQISAILGPCAGGAVYSPALTDFILMSGGSSYMFITGPEVIKSVTREDVTFDQLGGADVHTRKSGVAHLEYDGDEAVLRGIRDLLGYLPQSAREKPPVQPTSDPANRRNDALLNIVTPDQRRPYDMHDVIHELVDDGTFLEIQPNWAKNILIGFARLNGQSVGIVANNPRVMAGTLNIDASDKAARFIRTCDCYNIPILTLVDVTGFLPGVAQEHAGIIRHGAKMLYAYAEATVPKITLITRKSYGGAYLAMNSRDMGADVVYAWPTAAVAVMGAEGAANIVYRRDIQNAENPEAMRAEKIRDYKDAFDNPYVAASKGYIDDVIPMEDTRARLIQTFAMLREKREERPYKKHGNMPL from the coding sequence ATGACTCAACTGGCCCTCGAACTTCAGGAACTCATTGCCACGATGGAGCAGCGCCGCGCCAAAGTGGAACTCGGCGGCGGCCTAGAACGCCAAAAAAAGCAGCGGGCAGGGGGTAAACTCACGGCCCGCGAGCGCATAGACACCTTGCTGGACGCAGGCAGCTTTCTGGAACTCGGCACCTTCGTGGAGCATGGGGGCGGGCGGCTGATGCAGGGCGTAGAAGCCCCCGGCGAAGGCGTGGTCACGGGCAGCGGCACGATAGACGGGCGGCAGGTCTTCGTGTTCAGTCAGGATTTTACGGTGCTGGGCGGCAGCCTCGGCAAAATGAACGCCGCCAAAATTACCAAAGTCATGGACTTGGCGGCCAAAACGGGGTGCCCGGTCATCGGCCTGAACGATTCGGCGGGCGCACGCATTCAGGAAGGCGTGGACAGCCTCAGCGGGTACGGCGAGATTTTTTACCGCAACGCGATTTATTCCGGCGCGGTGCCGCAAATCAGCGCCATTCTCGGCCCCTGCGCGGGCGGCGCGGTCTATTCTCCGGCCCTCACCGACTTCATTCTGATGAGCGGCGGCAGCAGTTATATGTTCATTACTGGCCCCGAAGTCATCAAAAGCGTGACGCGCGAGGACGTGACCTTTGACCAGTTGGGCGGCGCAGACGTGCATACCCGCAAATCGGGCGTGGCGCATCTGGAATACGACGGCGATGAAGCCGTGCTGCGCGGCATCCGTGACCTGTTGGGCTACTTGCCGCAAAGTGCCCGCGAGAAGCCGCCCGTGCAGCCCACATCCGATCCTGCCAACCGCCGCAACGACGCCTTACTGAACATCGTCACGCCCGATCAGCGCAGGCCTTACGACATGCATGACGTGATTCATGAACTCGTGGACGACGGCACGTTTCTGGAAATTCAGCCCAATTGGGCCAAGAATATCCTGATCGGATTTGCCCGACTGAACGGCCAAAGCGTAGGCATCGTCGCCAACAATCCGCGTGTGATGGCCGGAACGCTGAACATTGACGCCTCAGACAAGGCCGCCCGCTTTATTCGCACCTGCGACTGCTACAACATCCCCATTCTGACGCTGGTAGACGTGACGGGATTCCTGCCGGGAGTAGCGCAGGAACACGCCGGGATTATCCGGCACGGCGCAAAAATGCTGTATGCCTATGCCGAGGCCACCGTGCCCAAAATCACGCTGATCACGCGCAAAAGCTACGGCGGCGCGTACCTCGCCATGAACAGCCGGGATATGGGCGCGGACGTGGTGTACGCGTGGCCTACCGCTGCTGTGGCGGTCATGGGCGCGGAGGGGGCAGCCAATATCGTGTACCGCCGCGACATCCAGAACGCCGAAAACCCCGAAGCGATGCGGGCCGAGAAGATCCGCGACTACAAAGACGCCTTCGACAATCCTTATGTGGCCGCCAGCAAAGGCTACATAGACGACGTGATTCCGATGGAAGACACCCGCGCCCGCCTGATCCAGACCTTCGCCATGCTGCGGGAAAAGCGGGAAGAGAGGCCGTACAAGAAGCACGGAAATATGCCGCTGTAA
- a CDS encoding helix-turn-helix domain-containing protein yields MTLILDGTDAQADAGEQLAHCIRLEREARGWSQADLAQHSGVSKASISKIERGEMSPTAGTLVRLAGAYGLTLAGLLLRAEGHTGRLVRAADQPRWRDPGSGYERQQIFMRPDHPLEVVRVTLPPHQHVNLPASSYARIRQVVLLEAGALTVQEGPELHELAPGDSLAFGPPHDVTFRNPAAQPCTYLVVLARS; encoded by the coding sequence ATGACTCTTATCCTAGACGGCACAGATGCACAGGCCGACGCTGGAGAACAACTGGCCCACTGTATCCGGCTGGAGCGGGAGGCGCGGGGCTGGTCTCAGGCCGATCTGGCGCAGCATTCCGGGGTTTCTAAGGCTAGCATCAGCAAAATAGAACGCGGTGAGATGAGTCCGACGGCGGGAACGCTGGTGCGCTTGGCGGGGGCCTATGGCCTGACGCTGGCGGGCTTGCTGCTGCGGGCCGAGGGACACACCGGGCGCTTGGTGCGGGCCGCCGATCAGCCGCGCTGGCGCGATCCCGGCTCCGGCTATGAACGCCAGCAGATCTTCATGCGTCCCGATCACCCGTTGGAGGTGGTGCGGGTCACGCTGCCGCCGCATCAGCACGTCAATTTGCCCGCTTCTTCGTATGCCCGGATTCGTCAGGTGGTGCTGCTGGAGGCCGGAGCGTTGACGGTTCAGGAAGGGCCAGAGCTTCACGAACTGGCCCCCGGAGACAGCCTCGCTTTTGGCCCGCCGCATGACGTGACCTTCCGCAATCCCGCCGCCCAGCCCTGCACCTACCTCGTGGTGCTGGCCCGGAGTTGA
- a CDS encoding GNAT family N-acetyltransferase: protein MTNPTLPFQIRALNTDSHTADQLCTLLIETVANGESVSFMHPLAPDAAAAFWASSLAAASRGERIVLGAWQDGTLIGTVTLLLDFPPNQPHRAEIAKMMTRLGHRGQGVATALLQEAERMAAQEGRTLLVLDTATDGGAAGLYEKMGYTLAGEIPDFALKPFGGLTGTLLYWKRLGKGV from the coding sequence ATGACCAACCCCACACTGCCCTTCCAGATTCGCGCCCTGAACACTGACTCCCACACTGCCGACCAACTGTGTACGCTGCTGATTGAAACTGTCGCCAACGGAGAATCGGTCAGCTTTATGCATCCGCTGGCCCCCGACGCTGCCGCCGCATTCTGGGCGAGTTCGCTGGCCGCCGCCAGCCGGGGCGAACGCATCGTGTTGGGGGCTTGGCAAGACGGCACGCTGATCGGCACCGTGACGCTGCTGCTGGACTTTCCACCCAATCAGCCCCACCGCGCCGAAATTGCCAAGATGATGACCCGGCTGGGCCACCGGGGACAGGGCGTAGCGACTGCGTTATTGCAGGAGGCCGAGCGAATGGCGGCACAGGAGGGCCGGACGCTATTGGTGCTGGACACCGCCACAGACGGCGGCGCGGCGGGCCTGTACGAAAAAATGGGCTACACGCTGGCCGGAGAAATCCCCGACTTTGCCCTGAAACCGTTCGGCGGGCTGACGGGGACGTTGCTGTACTGGAAGCGGCTGGGCAAAGGCGTCTGA